A single Kiritimatiellia bacterium DNA region contains:
- a CDS encoding UDP-N-acetylmuramoyl-tripeptide--D-alanyl-D-alanine ligase produces the protein MLTSSMLARWCGGRWTRPAPPVRRVVHDSREVEPGDLFVAIRGDRFDGHDFVADAAGRGAVGAVVERGAAARLNMSLPLLVVEDSRRALAEMAARHRARWRGRVIGITGSVGKTTTKELLADVLATQGRTARTPGNRNNDIGLPLALLNAPPDLRWGVFEVGISHPGEMEPLAAMLQPDWVVFTRIGPAHIEFFGSEAAIAREKAQLAANLPPRGTVIAAADEPWLEVIRSATRARIVTVALEAPADFVGRVESTAEGPWLEVRGGAGFVLRCRLPVRGEPFARAALRAAAVAALAGADPEAAAVAIAEFRPLPMRGEEQIVGGVRWINDAYNANPLSVRAAVETFAADRAPRKWLVLGGMHELGATAAEAHRQVGREVARGEWAGVITVGDLAAGIAEGAAESGRPALRLYRCANVEEAAQCLAELLRPGDAVLLKGSRAEHVDRVVEEWARRRRAGALDG, from the coding sequence ATGTTGACCTCCTCCATGCTGGCCCGCTGGTGCGGCGGGCGGTGGACGCGGCCGGCGCCGCCGGTCCGTCGGGTCGTGCACGATTCGCGCGAGGTGGAGCCGGGAGATTTGTTCGTCGCGATTCGTGGCGACCGGTTCGATGGCCACGACTTCGTGGCGGACGCTGCGGGCCGGGGTGCGGTCGGGGCGGTGGTGGAGCGTGGCGCCGCCGCGCGACTGAACATGTCGCTGCCGCTGCTGGTGGTGGAGGACAGCCGGCGTGCGCTCGCTGAAATGGCGGCGCGTCATCGGGCGCGTTGGCGCGGCCGGGTGATCGGCATCACGGGCAGTGTCGGCAAAACCACCACCAAGGAGCTGCTGGCCGACGTGCTCGCCACGCAGGGGCGCACCGCCCGTACACCGGGCAACCGCAACAACGACATCGGCCTACCGCTCGCGCTGCTGAACGCGCCGCCGGATTTGCGGTGGGGGGTCTTCGAGGTGGGCATCAGCCATCCCGGTGAGATGGAACCGCTGGCGGCGATGCTGCAGCCGGACTGGGTGGTGTTCACGCGAATCGGACCCGCGCACATCGAGTTCTTCGGGAGCGAGGCGGCGATCGCGCGCGAGAAGGCGCAACTGGCGGCGAACCTGCCGCCGCGCGGCACGGTGATCGCGGCGGCGGACGAGCCGTGGCTGGAGGTGATCCGTTCTGCGACGCGCGCGCGGATTGTGACGGTGGCGCTGGAGGCGCCGGCGGATTTCGTCGGTCGGGTCGAGAGCACGGCGGAGGGCCCTTGGCTGGAAGTGCGCGGCGGGGCCGGTTTTGTGCTGCGATGCAGGTTGCCGGTTCGTGGGGAACCGTTCGCGCGGGCGGCGCTGAGAGCGGCGGCGGTCGCCGCGCTGGCTGGTGCGGACCCGGAAGCGGCCGCGGTCGCGATTGCGGAGTTTCGACCGCTTCCGATGCGCGGGGAGGAGCAGATTGTGGGCGGCGTGCGGTGGATCAACGACGCATACAATGCGAATCCGCTCAGCGTCAGGGCCGCGGTGGAGACGTTCGCGGCAGACCGTGCGCCGCGAAAGTGGCTGGTGCTGGGTGGCATGCACGAGCTGGGCGCCACGGCGGCGGAGGCGCACCGGCAGGTCGGGCGGGAGGTTGCTCGGGGCGAGTGGGCCGGGGTGATCACGGTGGGCGATCTCGCCGCCGGTATCGCGGAGGGCGCGGCGGAGTCGGGCCGGCCTGCGCTGCGGTTGTACCGCTGCGCGAATGTCGAAGAGGCGGCGCAGTGTCTTGCCGAGCTGCTGCGGCCGGGCGATGCGGTGCTGCTGAAAGGCTCGCGCGCGGAGCACGTGGACCGGGTGGTCGAGGAATGGGCCCGTCGGCGGCGGGCGGGCGCATTGGACGGTTGA
- the mraY gene encoding phospho-N-acetylmuramoyl-pentapeptide-transferase yields the protein MSEWSRWWGPLNLFQYVTFRALGGAATAFALSLLLGPAVIRRLTALRLRHPSRLKDVPELDRHYAAKKVPTMGGVLIIGTTSVAALLWAMPSNALVWLTLAVMWTMGAVGAADDLLKITARNAKGLPARWKLAAQSACAIALVAVLWQRPEWRPMASDLAVPFLKTPLIANLGPVPSALFALVVLAGCSNAVNLTDGLDGLAVGCSGSAAMSYLVMAYCAGHAVFARYLLIPYVPGAGELAVVCGCLVGACLGFLWWNCRPAQMFMGDTGSLALGGAIATVAMLINQELTLILVGGVFVLESLSVIIQVLYFRWSGGRRVFRCAPIHHHFEWNAKDQLAREGLDPGLAESRVTVRFWIVSLILALAGIATLKIR from the coding sequence TTGAGCGAATGGTCCCGTTGGTGGGGGCCGCTGAACCTCTTCCAGTACGTGACGTTCCGCGCACTGGGCGGCGCGGCGACCGCCTTTGCGCTCTCATTGTTGCTGGGGCCGGCGGTGATCCGTCGGCTTACCGCGCTGCGCCTCCGCCACCCGTCTCGACTCAAGGACGTGCCGGAGCTCGATCGCCACTACGCGGCGAAGAAGGTGCCGACGATGGGCGGGGTGCTGATCATCGGCACGACCAGTGTCGCGGCGCTGCTGTGGGCGATGCCCTCCAATGCGCTCGTCTGGCTCACGCTCGCGGTGATGTGGACGATGGGCGCAGTCGGCGCGGCGGATGACCTGCTCAAAATTACGGCGCGCAACGCGAAGGGGCTGCCCGCCCGCTGGAAGCTGGCGGCGCAGTCCGCCTGCGCGATCGCATTGGTTGCCGTGCTCTGGCAGCGGCCGGAATGGCGGCCGATGGCGAGCGATTTGGCGGTGCCCTTTTTAAAAACGCCGCTGATCGCGAACCTGGGCCCCGTGCCGTCCGCGTTGTTCGCGCTCGTGGTGCTGGCGGGATGCTCGAACGCGGTCAACCTCACCGACGGGCTCGACGGGCTGGCGGTCGGCTGCAGCGGGTCCGCGGCAATGTCGTATCTGGTGATGGCGTACTGTGCGGGGCACGCGGTGTTCGCGCGGTATCTGCTGATTCCGTATGTGCCGGGCGCCGGCGAGCTGGCGGTTGTCTGCGGCTGCTTGGTGGGTGCCTGTCTGGGGTTTCTCTGGTGGAACTGCCGGCCGGCGCAGATGTTCATGGGGGACACCGGCAGCCTTGCGCTCGGCGGCGCGATCGCGACGGTCGCGATGCTGATCAACCAGGAGCTCACGTTGATTCTGGTGGGCGGGGTGTTCGTGCTGGAGTCGCTGAGCGTGATCATCCAGGTGCTGTATTTTCGCTGGAGCGGCGGCCGGAGGGTGTTCCGCTGTGCGCCGATTCACCATCATTTCGAGTGGAACGCGAAGGACCAGCTGGCACGGGAGGGTCTGGATCCCGGTCTGGCGGAATCGCGCGTGACGGTGCGCTTCTGGATCGTGTCGTTGATTCTCGCGCTGGCGGGCATTGCGACGCTGAAGATTCGGTGA
- the murD gene encoding UDP-N-acetylmuramoyl-L-alanine--D-glutamate ligase, whose amino-acid sequence MAEERAVLVLGAGESGVAAARLLAADGRRVVVVDRAPASQLGAAAAEIGRTGAQLRTGENPERVPEGRWAFAVAAPGIPPTSPWIAGLRAQGVPVIAEIELGWRRCGAVRTIAVSGSNGKSTAVRLIADALRIAGAKVASGGNGGPPACEVARRCGALDVLVLEVSSFQLETCTAFRPDVAVLLNVQPNHLDRHRTYEAYREVKTRLWAWQRGDDVAVLPAEQAEELRGVRAPRACTVTFGAAGAANVRFAAGAVWFGGRAPASVRGTWFDNEVLGLTAAAAAAALGELGVDPGALEAAARAFQPLPHRTAPVAEIRGVLYVNDSKATSCAALIAALRIASRPVRLIAGGRPKEPTFAAARALLATRVRAAYLIGEAAELLASEWRDVVPCHCCDRLEAALERASREATAGEMVLLSPGCTSFDQYRNFEERGEAFEQWVRARAMRAI is encoded by the coding sequence GTGGCAGAGGAGCGTGCGGTGCTGGTGCTGGGGGCCGGCGAAAGCGGCGTCGCCGCGGCGCGGTTGCTGGCGGCGGACGGCCGGCGGGTGGTGGTTGTGGACCGGGCGCCGGCGTCACAGCTGGGTGCGGCCGCGGCCGAGATCGGCCGGACGGGCGCGCAGTTGCGCACGGGGGAGAATCCCGAGCGCGTGCCGGAGGGCCGGTGGGCCTTTGCGGTGGCGGCGCCGGGCATTCCGCCCACATCGCCATGGATCGCGGGTCTTCGCGCGCAAGGTGTGCCGGTGATCGCAGAAATCGAACTGGGCTGGCGGCGCTGTGGCGCGGTGCGAACGATCGCGGTGAGCGGTTCCAACGGCAAGAGCACCGCGGTACGGCTGATCGCGGACGCGCTGCGGATCGCGGGCGCGAAGGTCGCGTCGGGTGGCAACGGCGGGCCGCCCGCCTGCGAGGTGGCGCGGCGATGCGGCGCGCTCGATGTACTGGTGCTCGAGGTCAGCTCGTTCCAGCTCGAGACCTGTACCGCGTTCCGGCCGGACGTCGCGGTGCTGCTGAATGTGCAACCCAACCACCTCGACCGGCACCGGACCTATGAGGCGTACCGCGAGGTGAAGACGCGGCTGTGGGCGTGGCAGCGGGGCGACGATGTGGCGGTGTTGCCGGCGGAACAGGCGGAGGAGCTGCGGGGGGTGCGAGCGCCGCGCGCGTGCACGGTCACGTTCGGTGCGGCGGGTGCCGCGAACGTGCGTTTCGCCGCCGGTGCGGTCTGGTTCGGCGGGCGAGCGCCGGCGTCGGTGCGCGGCACATGGTTTGACAACGAGGTGCTCGGTCTGACCGCGGCGGCGGCGGCGGCAGCGCTGGGCGAGCTCGGCGTGGACCCTGGGGCGCTGGAGGCGGCCGCGCGCGCATTTCAGCCGCTGCCGCACCGCACCGCGCCCGTCGCGGAGATCCGTGGCGTGCTGTACGTGAACGACTCGAAGGCGACGAGCTGTGCGGCGCTGATCGCTGCGCTGCGCATCGCGTCACGGCCAGTGCGGCTGATCGCAGGAGGTCGTCCGAAAGAGCCGACGTTTGCGGCGGCGCGAGCGCTGCTCGCCACTCGCGTGCGGGCGGCGTACCTGATCGGCGAGGCGGCCGAGCTGCTTGCGTCGGAATGGCGGGATGTGGTTCCATGTCACTGTTGCGACCGGCTCGAGGCGGCGCTGGAGCGCGCGTCCCGGGAGGCGACGGCGGGCGAAATGGTGTTGCTATCGCCCGGCTGTACGAGTTTTGACCAGTATCGGAACTTCGAGGAGCGCGGAGAGGCGTTCGAACAGTGGGTGCGGGCCCGCGCGATGCGGGCGATCTGA
- a CDS encoding LysM peptidoglycan-binding domain-containing protein — protein sequence MRKLSAKELWVLGVFAGLHAVAVAAIVLSQGCGTPRPTAVEPPPAPVMPPPAVPEPPPAVLPPPAPVPPPAQRPSPPPSADLAPKEYVVQPGDSLSKIAARHGVSTRELAELNAITDPNKLRAGQKLLLPGHASRPRPEKPASARAAAAADEYVVQPGDSLSKIAARHGVSARELAELNAITDPNKLRAGQKLKLPAAAKTSESRPARPMEKPVAPPPAPVPPSVTVPTPAPAPAPEPSPQLTPPPPTAPAPPASPSPAAPTPTLGASAQPIRYPVSAGETLESIAKIFLVTPESILKLNNLPDASAVKPGMTLLIPISQ from the coding sequence ATGCGCAAGCTGAGTGCGAAGGAACTGTGGGTGCTGGGTGTTTTCGCGGGGCTGCATGCGGTCGCGGTGGCCGCGATCGTGTTGTCGCAGGGCTGCGGTACGCCGCGGCCGACGGCGGTTGAGCCTCCGCCGGCGCCGGTGATGCCGCCGCCAGCGGTACCGGAGCCGCCGCCCGCGGTACTGCCTCCGCCGGCGCCGGTGCCGCCGCCGGCGCAGCGTCCCAGCCCGCCGCCGTCGGCGGATCTGGCGCCGAAAGAGTATGTGGTGCAGCCGGGCGACTCGCTCTCGAAGATTGCGGCGCGGCACGGTGTGAGCACGCGGGAGCTGGCCGAGCTGAACGCGATCACGGACCCGAACAAGCTGCGCGCGGGCCAGAAACTGCTGCTGCCCGGTCATGCGAGCCGGCCCCGGCCCGAGAAGCCCGCGTCGGCGCGGGCGGCGGCCGCCGCCGACGAGTACGTGGTGCAGCCGGGTGACTCGCTCTCGAAGATTGCGGCGCGGCACGGCGTGAGCGCGCGGGAGCTGGCGGAGCTGAACGCGATCACGGATCCGAACAAGCTGCGCGCTGGTCAAAAGCTCAAGCTGCCCGCCGCCGCGAAGACGTCCGAGTCGCGGCCAGCCAGACCGATGGAAAAACCGGTTGCACCGCCGCCCGCGCCGGTGCCGCCCTCGGTCACCGTGCCGACGCCCGCCCCCGCGCCTGCTCCCGAGCCCTCACCGCAGCTGACGCCGCCACCGCCGACGGCGCCGGCCCCCCCGGCCAGCCCGTCTCCTGCCGCGCCGACGCCGACGCTGGGCGCATCGGCGCAGCCGATCCGGTACCCTGTCAGCGCGGGCGAAACGCTGGAATCAATCGCGAAGATTTTTCTCGTGACGCCCGAGTCGATCCTGAAGCTGAACAATCTGCCGGACGCGTCCGCGGTGAAGCCTGGGATGACGCTGCTGATTCCGATCTCCCAGTGA
- the ftsW gene encoding putative lipid II flippase FtsW produces the protein MRRAVNAVLVLLVISLAAAGLMVLASASAAYAEHRFRDPAYLIQRQIMWAAVAAVVGLIASVVDYHRWRPWAVPLLVVSAVLLILCFVPGVGVRRNGASRWISLGFGLFQPSELTKFVMVLFLSWWIHRNERRVAGLQDGIVIPMAVMGTVLGLVLIEPDFGTTMLVFLIGVLLLYLGGAHVGYLAVLGALVSGGFAVLVFSDQERMERMLAYLHPERHVEGAAHQLVEAMRAFSLGGVAGVGLDNSVQKHFWLPESHTDFIFPIIGEELGLWATLAFLAAYLGILLCGTWIGWRAPDTFGRLLAWGITLTIVAQALLNIGVVTGCLPTKGIALPLVSYGGSSLAVTGLMIGVLLNVGRHAGGLVSDPDTQRIKDGLRHV, from the coding sequence ATGAGGAGGGCGGTCAACGCGGTTCTGGTGCTGTTGGTGATCTCCCTCGCGGCGGCGGGCCTGATGGTTCTGGCCAGCGCGAGCGCCGCGTACGCAGAGCACCGGTTCCGCGATCCCGCGTATCTGATTCAGCGGCAGATCATGTGGGCGGCGGTTGCCGCGGTGGTGGGGCTGATCGCGTCGGTCGTGGACTATCATCGCTGGCGGCCCTGGGCGGTGCCGCTGCTGGTGGTCTCCGCGGTGCTGTTGATTCTCTGTTTTGTGCCGGGCGTCGGCGTACGCCGCAACGGTGCCAGCCGATGGATTTCGCTTGGGTTCGGTCTGTTTCAGCCATCGGAGCTGACAAAGTTCGTGATGGTGCTGTTTCTGTCGTGGTGGATCCACCGCAACGAGCGACGGGTGGCGGGGCTGCAGGATGGCATCGTGATTCCGATGGCGGTGATGGGCACGGTGCTGGGGCTGGTGCTGATTGAGCCGGACTTTGGCACGACGATGCTGGTCTTTCTGATCGGGGTGCTGCTGCTGTACCTGGGCGGCGCGCATGTTGGGTATTTGGCGGTGCTTGGCGCGCTGGTCAGCGGCGGGTTCGCCGTCCTCGTGTTCAGCGACCAGGAGCGAATGGAGCGGATGCTGGCCTATCTGCACCCGGAGCGGCACGTGGAGGGCGCCGCGCATCAGCTGGTGGAGGCAATGCGGGCGTTCTCGCTGGGCGGTGTGGCGGGGGTGGGCCTAGACAACAGCGTGCAAAAGCATTTCTGGTTGCCGGAGTCCCACACCGATTTCATCTTCCCCATCATCGGTGAGGAGCTTGGGCTTTGGGCGACGCTCGCGTTTCTGGCCGCCTATCTGGGTATTCTGTTGTGCGGGACCTGGATCGGGTGGCGGGCCCCAGACACGTTTGGACGCCTGCTGGCGTGGGGCATCACGCTGACGATCGTTGCGCAGGCGCTGCTGAACATCGGCGTGGTCACCGGCTGTCTGCCGACGAAGGGCATTGCGCTGCCGCTGGTGAGCTACGGGGGATCGAGCCTCGCGGTGACGGGGCTGATGATCGGCGTACTGCTGAACGTCGGTCGCCACGCGGGCGGGCTGGTGAGCGACCCGGACACACAGCGAATCAAGGACGGGCTGCGGCATGTGTGA
- a CDS encoding FumA C-terminus/TtdB family hydratase beta subunit — MCERSAAAAGAPSPPAWRDVRLPPDDRVWRTLRAGEWVRLYGEVVAARDAAHRRMWEALNRGEPLPFDLRGATIYYVGPTPGGPDRPVGSAGPTTSSRMDVYTPRLIQLGLRGMIGKGQRSAAVIEAIRQHGAVYFLAVGGAGALLGRCVQRAETIAYEDLGPEAVRRLTLVGFPAVVAIDAQGHTVWDRRAEGAR, encoded by the coding sequence ATGTGTGAGCGGAGCGCCGCCGCGGCGGGCGCCCCGTCTCCGCCGGCATGGCGGGATGTCCGGTTGCCGCCGGACGATCGCGTGTGGCGGACGCTTCGGGCGGGAGAATGGGTTCGCCTGTATGGAGAGGTCGTTGCCGCCCGCGACGCCGCACATCGTCGGATGTGGGAGGCGCTCAACCGTGGCGAGCCGCTACCGTTCGATCTTCGCGGCGCAACGATCTATTACGTGGGCCCGACGCCGGGGGGGCCCGATCGGCCGGTCGGGTCGGCGGGGCCGACCACCAGCAGTCGCATGGATGTGTACACACCACGTCTGATTCAACTCGGACTGCGGGGCATGATCGGCAAAGGGCAGAGGAGCGCCGCGGTGATCGAGGCGATCCGCCAGCACGGCGCGGTGTACTTCCTCGCGGTGGGTGGAGCGGGAGCGCTGCTGGGGCGCTGCGTTCAGCGGGCGGAGACGATCGCATATGAGGATCTCGGCCCGGAGGCGGTGCGGCGACTGACGCTGGTGGGCTTTCCCGCCGTCGTCGCGATTGACGCGCAGGGCCACACCGTCTGGGACCGCCGCGCGGAGGGGGCGAGATGA
- a CDS encoding metallopeptidase family protein, with protein sequence MSRRLDPVVRRRLRAAAAEEVRRVLEALPAPLRHRARAIPVVIEDRPSTELIREGHDPDLLGLFVGRGHADDADDPLPAEVLLFVENLWAEAEGDAAAFRMEVRRTLLHELGHYLGLDEDALAERDLD encoded by the coding sequence ATGAGCCGGCGCCTCGATCCGGTGGTGCGCCGACGGCTGCGCGCGGCGGCGGCCGAGGAAGTGCGTCGGGTGCTGGAGGCGCTCCCGGCGCCATTGCGCCACCGGGCACGCGCGATCCCGGTGGTGATCGAGGACCGACCGTCCACCGAACTGATCCGTGAGGGTCATGACCCCGACTTGCTGGGGCTGTTCGTCGGACGCGGTCATGCGGACGACGCGGACGATCCCCTGCCGGCCGAAGTCCTCTTGTTTGTCGAGAACCTGTGGGCCGAGGCAGAGGGAGACGCGGCGGCGTTTCGCATGGAGGTGCGGCGGACGCTACTGCACGAGCTGGGCCACTATCTGGGGCTGGATGAGGACGCGCTGGCCGAACGCGACCTCGACTGA
- a CDS encoding TIGR03790 family protein, whose translation MTRGGQLKLVTAVWLVGCAAGALGPHELLVVVNERSRDSWELAREYAVLRGVPPENLVGVEVPDSALRAEGDLSLEEFERHIRLPVFAAMRARGIEDRILAFVYSADLPVRVRGAPPVSLHGATLVGGQLPSGGLIATGLWISALFRGPPAPGGPALPTATLDQLKRHPAAAALMPAMSLTWSGARGLPRHVALALLRRSAAAGPAWASGTVYLVTGTDIRARCRQWQIEDAAREIRELGVRTVVTSNFPAGASDVAGLMMGAAAPEPSRIAAFLPGAVADHLTSFGAVFHGAAQTKLTAWLRAGASAAAGTVTEPYSIWMKFPAARLFAHLARGCTALEAYYQSVASPLQLFIVGDPLLAPRASPPKVRLSQKEENRPELLAFELEVEGGQAEDDVVMFLLDGRTVALQQSSLLRLEASSLAPGHHRLRAVLYRGGDVRVQAFAETGFEWGPPSRRVRILSPTEGAEVDERRGTTVLLEAGGAPSAVALFAGARKVAEGPGAARELKVRTWPGGPGPVELQAVAAYTDGTLARSAPVRVRIVARNRPPSVGRAMLAGGEGERRWVLPAEDPDGDPLVWSWWVPIALNPPDAMRPRANDAVPKPLHRIALADAPMCRAAAALWRPTAAPPGPGVSAAVLGDGGTGVVWCFGWSEEKCAWVLGTLTESNLTVRVSRGRPALAGGEVRMMLRVAEDGALEGWTDDTLQCRWPAASARPFCRVGFAAGDAAVTISDCLAELPAERLREGGRSVAAGDAHELVARISDGWTSVWRRVSR comes from the coding sequence ATGACCAGAGGTGGACAGCTGAAGCTGGTGACAGCGGTGTGGCTGGTGGGATGCGCCGCGGGGGCGCTCGGCCCTCACGAGCTGCTGGTGGTCGTCAACGAGCGATCCCGCGACTCATGGGAGCTGGCGCGCGAGTACGCGGTGCTCCGCGGTGTGCCGCCGGAGAATCTGGTTGGTGTCGAGGTGCCGGATTCCGCGCTGCGGGCGGAAGGAGATCTTTCGCTGGAGGAGTTTGAGCGGCACATCCGGCTGCCCGTATTTGCCGCGATGCGGGCCCGCGGCATCGAAGACCGAATTCTGGCGTTCGTATATTCCGCAGATCTGCCCGTACGGGTGCGCGGTGCCCCGCCGGTCTCGCTCCACGGCGCGACGCTGGTAGGCGGTCAGCTGCCGAGCGGAGGATTGATCGCGACGGGCCTTTGGATCTCTGCGCTCTTTCGAGGTCCGCCGGCGCCCGGCGGACCCGCGTTGCCGACGGCGACGCTCGATCAGTTGAAGCGGCATCCCGCCGCGGCGGCGTTGATGCCGGCAATGTCGTTGACGTGGTCCGGCGCGCGGGGTCTGCCCCGCCACGTCGCGCTGGCGTTGTTGCGTCGGTCGGCCGCGGCAGGGCCCGCGTGGGCGTCCGGAACCGTCTACCTGGTGACCGGTACCGACATTCGCGCGCGCTGCCGGCAGTGGCAAATTGAGGACGCGGCCCGGGAGATTCGCGAGCTCGGGGTCCGCACGGTGGTCACGTCGAACTTTCCGGCCGGCGCCAGCGACGTCGCGGGTCTGATGATGGGCGCGGCGGCGCCGGAGCCGTCGCGAATCGCCGCGTTCCTACCCGGCGCGGTGGCGGACCACCTGACGAGTTTCGGGGCGGTGTTTCACGGTGCGGCGCAGACGAAGCTGACGGCTTGGCTGCGGGCCGGTGCGAGCGCCGCGGCGGGCACGGTGACCGAGCCCTACTCGATCTGGATGAAATTCCCCGCCGCGCGGCTGTTCGCGCACCTCGCCCGCGGTTGCACCGCATTGGAAGCCTACTATCAGTCGGTCGCCAGTCCGCTGCAGTTGTTCATTGTGGGCGACCCGCTGCTGGCGCCGCGAGCGTCCCCGCCGAAGGTCCGGTTGTCCCAGAAAGAGGAGAACCGGCCGGAGCTGTTGGCATTTGAGCTCGAGGTGGAGGGGGGCCAGGCAGAGGACGATGTGGTGATGTTTTTGCTGGATGGGCGGACGGTGGCGTTGCAGCAATCGTCCCTTTTGCGACTGGAGGCCTCCTCGCTGGCGCCCGGCCATCACCGCTTGCGGGCGGTGCTCTACCGCGGCGGTGACGTGCGGGTGCAGGCGTTCGCGGAGACCGGGTTTGAATGGGGGCCGCCATCGCGCCGCGTGCGCATCCTCTCGCCTACGGAGGGGGCGGAGGTGGACGAGCGTCGGGGTACGACGGTTCTTCTGGAAGCGGGCGGCGCGCCGTCCGCGGTGGCGCTGTTTGCGGGGGCGCGCAAGGTGGCGGAGGGGCCGGGTGCGGCGCGCGAGCTGAAGGTGCGCACATGGCCCGGCGGGCCGGGGCCCGTCGAGCTGCAGGCCGTGGCGGCGTATACGGACGGTACGCTGGCCCGATCCGCGCCGGTGCGCGTGCGCATTGTTGCGCGCAACCGACCGCCGAGCGTCGGGCGGGCCATGCTGGCTGGTGGGGAGGGTGAGCGACGCTGGGTCCTGCCGGCCGAGGATCCGGATGGGGACCCGCTCGTGTGGAGCTGGTGGGTGCCGATCGCGTTGAACCCTCCCGATGCGATGCGGCCCCGTGCGAACGACGCCGTGCCCAAGCCGTTGCATCGGATCGCGCTCGCGGACGCGCCGATGTGCCGGGCCGCCGCGGCACTCTGGCGGCCCACCGCGGCGCCGCCGGGGCCGGGTGTTTCCGCGGCGGTGCTCGGAGATGGCGGCACCGGCGTGGTCTGGTGTTTCGGCTGGAGCGAAGAGAAGTGCGCATGGGTGCTCGGCACGCTAACCGAGAGCAATCTGACCGTGCGCGTGTCTCGCGGTCGGCCGGCCCTGGCCGGGGGAGAGGTCCGGATGATGCTGCGCGTTGCCGAGGACGGCGCACTGGAGGGCTGGACCGACGATACGCTGCAGTGCCGCTGGCCGGCTGCGAGCGCCCGCCCGTTCTGTCGTGTCGGGTTTGCGGCCGGCGATGCTGCGGTGACGATTTCCGATTGTCTGGCGGAACTTCCGGCGGAGCGGCTCCGCGAGGGGGGCCGCTCGGTCGCGGCGGGGGACGCACACGAGCTCGTTGCGCGCATCAGCGACGGATGGACGTCGGTCTGGCGGAGGGTCTCGCGATGA
- a CDS encoding HAD-IIIA family hydrolase: MKAGRARPAVFFDRDGIVNVSPGPGYVERPEDFHLIPEFLDALRIVRERGYAAVIVTNQRGVGLGRFSREMLDRIHGNLIAAVRAAGLDLTDILVCTAVTDDDPRRKPNPGMLLEAADRHRLDLRRSWMIGDSAKDIEAGRRAGCAVTVKVGAEADAVGADHCVPNMRELVELLRRQLPAWGEGCRGSSS, translated from the coding sequence ATGAAGGCCGGCCGGGCGCGCCCCGCGGTGTTTTTCGATCGCGACGGCATTGTGAACGTGAGTCCCGGGCCGGGATACGTCGAGCGGCCGGAGGATTTCCATTTGATCCCGGAGTTTCTGGACGCGCTGCGGATCGTGCGCGAGCGCGGGTATGCGGCGGTGATTGTAACGAATCAACGGGGCGTCGGACTGGGCCGCTTTTCGCGTGAGATGCTGGATCGGATTCACGGCAATCTCATCGCGGCGGTGCGCGCGGCGGGTCTGGATCTGACGGACATCCTGGTCTGTACGGCCGTCACCGACGACGACCCGCGGCGGAAGCCGAATCCCGGCATGCTGCTGGAGGCGGCCGACCGGCATCGACTGGATTTGCGCCGCTCCTGGATGATCGGTGACTCCGCGAAGGACATCGAGGCCGGTCGGCGTGCGGGCTGCGCGGTGACGGTGAAGGTCGGGGCAGAGGCCGACGCCGTCGGGGCAGACCACTGTGTGCCGAACATGCGGGAGCTCGTGGAGCTGCTTCGGCGCCAGCTGCCGGCGTGGGGTGAGGGTTGCCGCGGGAGTTCTTCCTGA